From a single Brassica napus cultivar Da-Ae chromosome C9, Da-Ae, whole genome shotgun sequence genomic region:
- the LOC106426608 gene encoding uncharacterized protein LOC106426608, protein MKGEVIGIKVSRNSPAINHLLFADDTMFFSRTDQRSCKSLMSILKRYEDASGQSINFDKSSITFGAKTPGEVKRRIREQFQITNEGGIGKYLGLPEHFGRRKRDIFAVLVDKLRQKAHSWTTRFLSGAGKMVLLKSVLAAMPTYSMSCFKLHLSLIKQLQSVLTRFWWDLSPKIKKMCWVSWSNLSKPKNAGGLGFRELAQFNDAMLAKISWRLLKDPNSLLGRILFGKYCLHTPFLETPVATGISHGWRGILVGRDLLAKGLGWALGSGHNVDIWTEPWLSTSDPCVLMGPPTEGNKAWKVSNLINPASHDWDVKLIREHLPQYEEAIRRLIPSAFPLEDERVWLPNASGVYSTRSGYAIAKLCNGDALDRVFDWKKNVWMVDTSPKLKHFLWKTNSKALPVGSVLESRGLSVAATCRRCGAPETELHVLFHCPYAIKVWELTPCIHKPLMNIASIDQFLFHCRKLISLPPTGLGSTPLYPWILWTLWTNRNKLCFENVYFSEESAVLKAIQDARAWKAAQTHVEKPSLPHSVVPSLPVQSANSYTWSSFSDAAWDSSSGNCGLGWQLRDSTDSCTEQGSSHRRFVPSALVAEALAVKAALTAATSSQVCSIRVYSDSKSLIKLLNSQDCDVSLKGVLHDINCLAHSFESISFCFIPRLANCVADSIAKTALYDLQSSV, encoded by the coding sequence ATGAAAGGAGAGGTGATCGGTATCAAAGTCTCCCGCAACAGCCCGGCTATCAACCACCTCTTATTCGCGGATGATACCATGTTCTTTAGTAGAACAGACCAAAGGAGCTGCAAGTCGCTTATGTCGATTCTTAAGCGGTACGAGGATGCATCAGGCCAGAgcattaattttgataaatcatCCATCACATTCGGAGCCAAGACACCAGGAGAAGTTAAGCGGCGTATCCGAGAGCAGTTCCAAATCACAAATGAAGGAGGTATTGGCAAGTATCTCGGATTACCGGAACACTTTGGAAGGAGAAAGCGCGATATTTTTGCTGTCCTGGTGGATAAGTTAAGGCAAAAGGCACATAGTTGGACTACTAGATTTCTCTCCGGTGCCGGGAAAATGGTCCTTTTGAAGTCAGTTTTAGCGGCGATGCCTACATACTCCATGTCTTGTTTCAAACTGCATCTCTCCCTTATCAAGCAACTTCAATCAGTGCTTACGAGATTCTGGTGGGATCTATCCCCGAAGATCAAGAAGATGTGCTGGGTCTCGTGGAGTAATCTATCTAAGCCCAAGAATGCTGGAGGCCTTGGGTTTCGGGAATTAGCTCAGTTCAATGATGCGATGCTAGCAAAAATTTCTTGGAGGCTACTCAAGGATCCTAACTCCTTGCTTGGTAGGATTCTGTTTGGCAAGTACTGTCTTCATACTCCCTTCCTCGAAACACCGGTGGCAACAGGCATATCACATGGGTGGCGAGGTATTTTGGTGGGACGGGATCTCTTAGCGAAGGGACTGGGTTGGGCTCTGGGTTCTGGACACAATGTGGACATCTGGACAGAGCCTTGGTTATCTACCTCAGACCCATGTGTCCTAATGGGACCTCCGACTGAGGGAAACAAAGCGTGGAAAGTCAGTAACCTGATTAACCCTGCATCTCACGACTGGGATGTTAAGCTCATTAGAGAACATTTACCTCAGTATGAGGAGGCCATCCGAAGACTAATTCCGAGTGCCTTTCCATTGGAAGATGAAAGGGTCTGGCTCCCTAATGCCTCTGGCGTCTACTCGACGAGATCTGGGTACGCTATAGCTAAGCTTTGTAATGGCGATGCTTTGGACCGAGTTTTTGATTGGAAGAAGAACGTGTGGATGGTGGATACGTCACCAAAGCTTAAACACTTTCTCTGGAAGACGAACAGCAAAGCCCTTCCGGTAGGATCGGTACTGGAAAGCAGAGGACTGAGTGTCGCTGCTACTTGCCGTCGCTGTGGAGCGCCAGAGACTGAACTCCACGTTTTATTCCACTGTCCCTATGCAATAAAAGTCTGGGAACTGACTCCGTGTATCCATAAACCTCTGATGAATATCGCTTCTATCGACCAGTTCCTGTTTCACTGTCGCAAGCTGATCTCTCTTCCTCCAACGGGCTTAGGATCAACCCCCCTGTATCCTTGGATCCTCTGGACCCTATGGACAAATAGGAATAAACTATGCTTTGAGAATGTTTATTTCTCTGAAGAAAGTGCGGTCTTGAAAGCAATTCAAGATGCTCGAGCTTGGAAGGCTGCTCAGACTCATGTCGAAAAGCCTTCTCTACCACATTCTGTGGTCCCGTCTTTACCTGTACAATCTGCTAACTCTTACACTTGGTCTTCATTCTCAGATGCAGCTTGGGACTCCTCTTCAGGTAATTGCGGCTTGGGCTGGCAACTCCGAGACTCTACGGATAGTTGCACAGAACAGGGTTCCTCTCACCGACGTTTCGTTCCCTCGGCTCTTGTGGCGGAGGCGCTGGCGGTTAAGGCTGCTTTGACGGCAGCTACATCTTCTCAGGTCTGTAGCATTCGTGTCTACTCAGACTCAAAGTCTCTCATCAAACTCTTGAACTCTCAGGATTGTGATGTTAGCTTGAAAGGTGTGCTTCATGATATCAATTGTCTGGCACACTCTTTTGAATCTATCTCCTTTTGTTTTATCCCGCGTTTAGCAAACTGTGTTGCTGATTCCATTGCGAAAACAGCTTTGTATGATCTACAATCCTCTGTTTGA